AGGGGAGTTATTCTCCTACATTAAGCAGGAGTCTGCAAAGGTAAAACTCAATTTAAATATCTCTAATCACTTAGGAAAGCTTATATGGTTATACACTCTCGCAGGAAGCATTTTTTGAGTGCACGGCTACGATCGATGACGTCGTGCATGGCTATGCTTGGTACTATATTTCGTGCAGTGGGTGCCATAGTAAGGTTACCAAAGGCCCAACCTCATTGATTTGTACAAACAAAAAGTGTGGGAAGGTTAACGTAGATGGTGTTCCGCAGTAAGAACTCTGAACAGAATTTTCAATTACGTTTTATTCGTATTAGTTTCTGATTTGTTAATAACAGGTACATGGCAAGGCTATCTGTTTATGACAACAGTGAACAGGCCGTTTTTGTACTACTTGGTGATGCTGGGCGTGCGCTTACTGGAAAGCATGCGTCGGAATTAGTTAGCAACTACTTTGAGGTAACTAATAATCAGTCTATAAACTTACATGAATTGAACTCACACTGTTATGATGAATGTCAGGCTAATGCTAACGAAGGTGTTGACCAAGAGGTGCCTGTCCCGGAAGCTCTAATCAACACCATCGGACAAAGTCACAAGTTTTGTGTGAAGGTGACAAAGCACAACCTATCAGGCAAGACCCGAGCTTTGACTGTGACCAAGATCCTCCCTCTAGACACTCCAACCGAAACAGAAACCTCGGCAGGAACCAACATTAGTGCAACGTCGAATGAAACATCTCAGACTGGAAATGATGTGTGTGAATCTTCCAAAAGCCGTGTAGGTGCTGCAGATGCGGGGAGTAAGAGGTCGTGTGACAATGCTAAGGTGGAGAAAGCTAAACGCCCAAAGTCTGGGAAGTAGAGGTTGCAAGCTCCAGCGCACTCAAAGTCTTTGTTTTTAGTTTACTTATTGACTCATGCTTTTCTTTTAAGTTTGAATTTTACAGAGCTTTTCACTTTGCAAACATTTTGTCTCATTTGCATGAATATTAGCTAATAATCATGCTCATGTTGCTCTATCTGGTTATGAATTAAGGCGAGTGATTTTCTTTCTAAGCTTTTTATTACATGTTACCAGGTATTAGCTTACTTTTCAAAAGATATAGTCAAAGTAATTGTTACGTATGAAACATGTTTAGGGTAGTCAAGATTCGAATTCTACATTGTCAGAATTAGTTTTATAAAGTTACATTATATTTCTAACAATTTTCAAACGTGATTGACCCCATAATTAGCAACAAGTCGGTTACAAGGTAATCATATATTATCCTTTCCAAAAACGTAAGAGGATCTAGCAATTAATAATCAAATCAATCCATGATTTCCAATCTCCTTCCTTAATGTTCATACGTTTgactcagaaaaaaaaacttcatagtTCCCATTGTGAAAACTCCAAAAGCCTACGTAAGTGTGCAAAATTCGTTTACTAATTCATCAAAATTCAAACCTATATCCACATCTCTAACTTGCAATCGGATTGTTTCTAAAGGATCAAGACTTCAAAAGAATGGATATCCCACCTCCTACACCCCCTCTGGAGACTACAGGTACGCACAATTCTTACTTCTTTAGCTCCACGACATGATGTTTACATAATGTTAAACtcagtaaattatataaaaggtATCAGCTTCTCAAGAATTTCTTCACAatctaaataataatataccaaattttaataattttactgATAATAGTTAATACAT
The sequence above is drawn from the Brassica napus cultivar Da-Ae chromosome A8, Da-Ae, whole genome shotgun sequence genome and encodes:
- the LOC125577322 gene encoding uncharacterized protein LOC125577322 — encoded protein: MSSSRVFMDYDVQPTIDYFGWLSSNPAIAEQVDAEVVTKRETMTIGELFSYIKQESAKEAFFECTATIDDVVHGYAWYYISCSGCHSKVTKGPTSLICTNKKCGKVNVDGVPQYMARLSVYDNSEQAVFVLLGDAGRALTGKHASELVSNYFEANANEGVDQEVPVPEALINTIGQSHKFCVKVTKHNLSGKTRALTVTKILPLDTPTETETSAGTNISATSNETSQTGNDVCESSKSRVGAADAGSKRSCDNAKVEKAKRPKSGK